One window of the Leucobacter komagatae genome contains the following:
- a CDS encoding APC family permease codes for MTHASPADAPEGATSLEDLGYAQELRRSMSLLDVVVYGLIYMVPMAPLAVFGIIYNFSGGMPALVYLVAAFAMLFSALSYKEMAKRFPVAGSVYSYVRLGINRFFGFIAGWAILLDYLLLPALLSVFAAAAMVTVVPGVPEFVWIIVFVVLAAAINLRGITLTAGINKIFLAIQVVVLAIFVVGALVAVAEGRAEFSLAPIFQAQEFSWAIVFGAIPIAALSFIGFDAISTLNEEAKGGGATVSRATIIVLIAVTFLFVVQVYLAALFVPTGTTFASGGATNNAFYNIAGEIIGPWFKILITLTSALIAIFANSIASQATSSRLVFSMARDGQLPRVFARVSDRQVPRNAMLLIAGLSLVVGILGTTEQELLTTLVTFGALTAYILLNIAVIVHFGLRAAGRNVFLHWVSPIIGTAVLGYALWNANVNAQLIGLGWLGLGALLAGYWALRARRERAAA; via the coding sequence ATGACGCACGCCTCCCCCGCTGACGCCCCCGAGGGCGCCACCTCGCTCGAGGACCTCGGCTACGCCCAAGAGCTCAGGCGGTCGATGTCGCTGCTCGACGTCGTCGTCTACGGTCTCATCTACATGGTGCCGATGGCGCCGCTCGCCGTCTTCGGCATCATCTACAACTTCTCGGGCGGCATGCCCGCCCTCGTCTACCTGGTCGCCGCCTTCGCGATGCTGTTCAGCGCGCTCAGCTACAAGGAGATGGCGAAGCGCTTCCCGGTCGCCGGGTCGGTGTACTCGTACGTTCGTCTCGGTATCAACCGGTTCTTCGGGTTCATCGCTGGCTGGGCGATCCTGCTCGACTATCTGCTTCTGCCTGCGCTACTCTCGGTGTTCGCGGCGGCCGCGATGGTGACCGTCGTGCCGGGCGTACCCGAGTTCGTCTGGATTATCGTGTTCGTCGTGCTCGCTGCGGCAATCAACCTGCGCGGCATCACGCTCACGGCGGGCATAAACAAGATCTTCCTGGCGATCCAGGTTGTCGTCCTCGCGATCTTCGTCGTCGGGGCGCTCGTCGCCGTCGCCGAGGGGCGCGCGGAGTTCTCACTGGCGCCGATCTTCCAGGCGCAGGAGTTCTCATGGGCGATCGTGTTCGGGGCCATCCCGATCGCAGCCTTGAGCTTCATCGGTTTTGACGCGATCTCAACGCTGAACGAGGAGGCGAAGGGCGGGGGCGCAACGGTCTCTCGCGCAACGATCATCGTGCTCATCGCGGTGACGTTCCTGTTCGTCGTGCAGGTCTACCTGGCCGCCCTGTTCGTCCCAACCGGCACGACGTTTGCGTCGGGTGGCGCGACGAACAACGCGTTCTACAACATCGCCGGCGAGATCATCGGGCCGTGGTTCAAGATCCTTATCACCCTCACCTCGGCCCTCATCGCGATCTTCGCCAACTCGATCGCCTCGCAGGCGACCTCGAGCCGCCTGGTCTTCAGCATGGCCCGCGACGGCCAGTTGCCTCGCGTCTTCGCGCGCGTGAGTGATCGCCAGGTTCCACGCAACGCGATGCTGCTCATCGCTGGGCTCTCGCTCGTTGTCGGCATTCTTGGCACGACCGAACAAGAGCTCCTCACGACGCTCGTCACGTTCGGCGCGCTCACCGCGTACATCCTGCTCAACATCGCCGTCATCGTCCACTTCGGCCTCAGAGCCGCGGGCCGCAACGTCTTTCTCCACTGGGTCTCCCCGATCATCGGCACCGCCGTACTCGGGTACGCGCTCTGGAACGCGAATGTGAACGCGCAGCTCATCGGTCTCGGCTGGCTCGGGCTTGGGGCGCTGCTCGCGGGCTACTGGGCGTTGCGCGCAAGACGCGAGCGCGCGGCAGCCTAG